Below is a window of Watersipora subatra chromosome 11, tzWatSuba1.1, whole genome shotgun sequence DNA.
ATTTTCAATTAAGCCAGTGAGCAGTAGTACAGTATAATTGTAGACCTGCGGCTGCTGCCTCTTCTTATCCTTCTTCTTATCCTTCTTCTTATCCTCCTTCTCAtccttcttcttcttcttcttctccTTCTTCTCCTTCTTCTTTCCTTCTTCTTCTTATCCATCTTCTCCTTCTTCTTATCCTTCTTCTTCtccttcttcttcttcttcttcttcttctccttcttcttcttcttctccTTCTCCTTCTTCTCCTTCTTCTCCTTCTTCTCCTTCTTCTTCtccttcttcttcttcttcttctccTTCTTCTCCTTCTTCTTTCCTTCTTCTTCTTATCCATCTTCTCCTTCTTCTTATCCTTCTTCTTCtccttcttcttcttcttcttctccTTCTCCTTCTCCTTCTTCTCCTTCTTCTCCTTCTTCTTCtccttcttcttcttcttctccTTCTTCTTTCCTTCTTCTTCTTATCCATCTTCTCCTTCTTCTTATCCTCCTTCTTCTCCTTCTTCTTCTCCTTCTCCTTCTCCTTCTTCTTCTTCTCCTTCTTCTCCTTCTTCTTCTTCtccttcttcttcttcttcttcttctccTTCTCCTTCTCCTTCTTCTCCTTCTTCTCCTTCTTCTCCTTCTTCTTCtccttcttcttcttcttcttcttcttctctTTCTTCTCCTTCTTCTTTCCTTCTTCTTCTTATCCATCTTCTCCTTCTTCTTATCCTTCTTCTTCtccttcttcttcttcttcttcttcttctccTTCTCCTTCTTCTTATCCTCCTTCTTCTCCTTCTTCTTCTCCTTCTCCTTCTCCTTCTCCTTCTTCTTCTTCTCCTTCTTCtccttcttcttcttcttctccttcttcttcttcttctccTTCTTCtccttcttcttcttcttcttcctCTCATCCTTCTTCTTCTCCTCCTTCTTCCTGAGATGAGTCATGACAAGATCATTgtcattgaactcaaaacctcTAGATTGGCCAGTCATTCGCGAGTACAGAAATCTGCGGGTGCTATGTTGAGTTAATCGTGTAGataaatttcattgtgttcaatctGAGAAAAGAAATCTAGTTCCTTATTTGCcagctatggaagatcacgaatacaccgctaaatCGAAGAGACAGCCTACTGAAACTAGtactaataatttatgcaaGAGACAGAAGGATGTAAGTGCACAGGCTAATTCATCAACTGCGAAAACCGCaagaacaaactttcaaaagaaaagggcataacatttcacaagtgagtagcctgtcttgacaaactgttgtttttgtggagttgtcccCCATTGAGCGGAGCGatcaaaacaacagcttgtcacaatatgcgctgcacctgatgcatcagctgcactgaaagggagttgttctcttccatctatgctGCTTGGCTGccatgttatgtcggtcgctccattagtaatcataatggatttagcccaaaaatttatgttaaacaaaagataaaaatgtttaaccagagaccagtctctgtgataaactttagtaaaactaaCAGCTAACTTTTGCTAAATGAGTCAGCAACGCTAGCAACAGAATGTTCATTGTCTATACCAGGGGTGCCCAAATACTTTTGCTGGAGGGCCAAACAGGTAAGCAGGCCTTATCAGGAGGGCCAGGCATGAATACAGCTGTGTATATGGaaatgtatgtgtattttaagtaatgtgtaagtaaacatatatacatgaacataaacatgaaagtaaCTAGGTGTAACATAATAACACATGTaggtttattctcaacaaaatcTACTGTGCAGAAGAAGTATATGTAATGTTAATGAGACACATGAAAGTGAGTTTGCTTTGCAGCTATTGCTGCAATATCTGGTTTATCTTTGGTTACTGCTACAGCTAAGAGCTGTTGAGTATGTTCCTCTGTCAGTACACTCCGATACCTACTTTTTATAAATGTCAgctttgaaaacattgattcaCACAAGTAGGTTGTACCACAGAAAGTAAGTAAGTGCACTGCCATATTGCATAGCATAGGATACTTCTCCTGGACAGCAGGTTGTGTTCAGAACCCTACAATAGTTTGCTCAGCAAATTGAGCTTTAGCCAATATATCTGCCTTTAAATCACACAGCTTTAATTCTGTCACACCTCTCTGAACATGAGGAAAGTTATCGACTTGGGCTTTCCAAAGCTGATGTGCCTGAAATGGGCACGCAAACAGCTCAATAATGCCATTGATACTGTCGAAGGCAGCAAAGCGACGCTCCATCTCTGAAGAAACATCAATGAATTAAGCGCGTGCTGTTGTAAGGTCCACGGCATCATCACGACCATTCACAAATTCTCTGATGATTGGAAAGTGGTTCATATCACTGTTTATGTCCTCGTAAAAGCAGTGGAGTTTGTCTTTAAAAGATGTTACTGCCTGCCAGAGTAACACGGGCAAGGATGAACTCATCAGTTTTGGTACCATATTTGGCAAGTTTACCAAAACAGGAAAATTCAGGCTGCATGTCACCGCTTTAGATTTTCTCGCACCATATGCCAAGGTACATGCAGTCATATATCAGTGGAGTTTCTTTCCATCAATTTGTATGTTCCTTTTCTATAGCATTCTCTCTGTGTgcacagtagacactcctataatgtaaataatccatttcGAGAATGTCTACGTTATacggattttatgttatacgaacagtaaaatactgtaaaaccacCATTTGAACACCATGAGGCTCTATTTTCCAACTCTTCTCCTACATTAGCATTTAATTAGAGGTGGTGTTTA
It encodes the following:
- the LOC137408128 gene encoding nucleolar protein 58-like; this encodes MTGQSRGFEFNDNDLVMTHLRKKEEKKKDERKKKKKKEKKEKKKKKEKKKKKEKKEKKKKEKEKEKEKKKEKKEDKKKEKEKKKKKKKKEKKKDKEKKEKKKKKKKKEKKKEKKEKKEKKEKEKEKKKKKKKEKKKKEKKEKKKKEKEKEKKKEKKEDKKKEKMDKKKKERRRRRRRRRRRRRRRRRRRRRRRRRRRRRRRRRRIRRRRRWIRRRRKEEGEEGEEEEEEGEEEGEEGEEGEEGEGEEEEEGEEEEEEEEGEEEG